Proteins from a single region of Methanobacterium sp.:
- a CDS encoding UDP-N-acetylmuramoyl-L-alanine--D-glutamate ligase yields MKVAVVGLGVEGINAVESLLNHGYKVYASDIDPNIKLKENKNLEIDLGFHDFKKIQIADAIVLSPSLWNTKVFQKFKSDKKLLSDMITDHRSIFTIGVTGTNGKTTTTMMINDILKKSGLNVLTGGNAGGGFTGYTEIILESKSASYDVILVEVCDMTLDFCQNTFDFDLIVLTNIGRDHLEFHKSFENYTESLKNFVKGKTVVLNRKNEVFGHSIEKIADVNYFDKISYEINLFGKYNLENAAASAKAAEILEIPEKIIETSLKEFDVLPGRSASLKLPTSRIVVGKTDNVDATSAVLDEVEFPVIILGTPRKGELCRFDIFREVSKTNSKIIAIFPGLDDTLEVARNILEEENYNGEIFNLTNVEDVVEFALKCSKKYENIFIGGNGQQKIIEITNSLKEAISAK; encoded by the coding sequence ATGAAAGTTGCTGTGGTTGGACTAGGCGTGGAAGGCATTAATGCTGTAGAATCACTCCTTAATCATGGCTATAAAGTTTATGCTTCTGATATTGATCCAAATATTAAATTAAAGGAAAATAAAAACTTGGAAATTGATCTTGGATTTCATGATTTTAAAAAAATCCAGATAGCTGATGCAATTGTTTTAAGCCCAAGTCTATGGAATACCAAAGTTTTCCAGAAATTCAAGTCTGATAAGAAACTTTTATCCGACATGATAACTGATCATCGGTCTATCTTTACCATTGGGGTCACTGGGACTAATGGTAAAACCACCACCACCATGATGATCAATGATATTTTAAAAAAATCCGGTTTGAATGTTCTTACTGGAGGGAATGCTGGTGGAGGATTCACTGGTTATACTGAAATTATTTTAGAATCTAAATCAGCTTCCTACGATGTAATACTGGTGGAAGTGTGTGATATGACCCTTGACTTTTGTCAGAATACATTTGACTTTGATCTTATTGTGCTGACTAATATAGGCAGAGATCATCTTGAATTTCATAAATCATTTGAAAATTATACCGAATCACTTAAAAATTTTGTTAAAGGAAAAACTGTTGTTTTAAATCGGAAAAATGAAGTTTTTGGGCATTCAATTGAGAAAATAGCTGATGTTAATTATTTCGATAAAATCTCATATGAAATAAATTTATTTGGGAAATATAACCTAGAAAATGCTGCTGCATCTGCTAAAGCTGCTGAAATATTGGAAATACCTGAAAAAATCATCGAAACCTCACTTAAAGAATTCGATGTTTTGCCAGGAAGGTCGGCTAGTCTGAAACTTCCCACCTCCAGGATCGTTGTCGGAAAAACCGATAATGTGGATGCCACTTCAGCAGTGCTTGATGAAGTCGAATTCCCAGTTATCATTTTAGGCACTCCGCGTAAAGGAGAATTGTGTCGTTTTGATATTTTTAGAGAGGTTTCCAAAACAAATTCAAAAATCATAGCTATCTTCCCAGGGCTTGATGACACTCTGGAAGTTGCGCGGAATATTTTGGAAGAAGAAAATTACAACGGTGAAATTTTCAATCTAACTAATGTGGAGGATGTAGTTGAATTTGCTCTTAAATGCTCAAAAAAATATGAAAACATATTTATTGGGGGGAATGGGCAGCAAAAAATTATAGAAATAACAAATAGTTTAAAAGAGGCCATCTCGGCAAAATAA